In Rhinopithecus roxellana isolate Shanxi Qingling chromosome 4, ASM756505v1, whole genome shotgun sequence, a single genomic region encodes these proteins:
- the MTFR2 gene encoding mitochondrial fission regulator 2 isoform X2 — protein MELSKRNEVEVLLIWENKDYGSTRSIVRIIGKMLPLEPCRRPNFELIPLLNSVDSDNCGSVVPSFADILYVANDEEASYLRFRNSIWKNEEEKVEIFHPLQLVRDPLSPAVRQKETVKNDMPVNEVTIKKIAALENELTFLRSQIAAIVEMQELKNNANSSSFGLNDKPISLGQLSSSRAAHLNVELDQFPSSVLSSPPPPPPLPPQFSSLQPLCFPPVQPRSSNICDSDNPATEMNKQNLAANKTNCSHSKSQRNKDIPNMLDVLKDMNKVKLRAIERSPGGRPIHKRKRQNSHWDPVSLISHALKQKFAFQEDDSFEKENRSWESSPFSSPETSRFGHHISQSEGQRTKEEMVNTKAVDQGISNTTLLNSRI, from the exons ATGGAGCTAAGTAAGAGAAATGAAGTTGAG GTTTTGCTGATTTGGGAAAATAAAGACTATGGATCAACTAGGAGTATTGTTCGTATTATTGGGAAAATGCTTCCATTAGAACCTTGTCGAAGACCTAATTTTGAG ttgATCCCGCTCTTGAACTCTGTAGACTCTGATAATTGTGGATCTGTGGTTCCTTCTTTTGCTGATATTTTGTATGTGGCAAATGATGAAGAAGCCAGTTATCTCAGATTTCG AAATAGTATatggaaaaatgaagaagagaaggTGGAAATTTTTCATCCTTTGCAACTAGTTCGGGATCCACTGTCACCTGCTgtaagacagaaagaaacagtGAAAAATGATATGCCTGTAAATGaagttacaattaaaaaaatagctgccCTTGAAAATGAGCTGACTTTTCTTCGCTCTCAGATTGCAGCAATTGTAGAAATGCAGGAACTGAAAAACAATGCAAATTCTA GTTCCTTTGGCTTGAATGACAAGCCCATTAGTTTGGGCCAGTTGTCATCATCGCGGGCTGCCCATCTGAATGTGGAGCTGGATCAGTTTCCAAGTTCAgtgctttcttctcctcctcctccaccaccactgCCTCCTCAGTTTTCATCTCTCCAGCCACTGTGTTTTCCTCCCGTACAACCAAGATCTAGTAATATTTGTGACTCAGATAATCCAGCTACTGAAATGAACAAACAGAACCTGGCTGCTAATAAGACCAATTGTAGTCATTCAAAAAGCcagagaaataaagatattccaaACATGTTGGACGTTCTAAAGGATATGAATAAGGTTAAGCTTCGTGCAATTGAGCG gtcaCCTGGCGGTAGACCCATTCATAAGAGGAAAAGACAGAATTCACATTGGGATCCAGTTTCTTTAATATCTCATGCACTTAAGCAGAAATTTGCATTTCAAGAAGATGACTCTTTTGAGAAAGAGAATAGATCTTGGGAATCTTCCCCATTTTCTAGTCCAGAAACTTCAAGG
- the MTFR2 gene encoding mitochondrial fission regulator 2 isoform X1 — protein sequence MSLILNILREMLEYFGVPVDQVLLIWENKDYGSTRSIVRIIGKMLPLEPCRRPNFELIPLLNSVDSDNCGSVVPSFADILYVANDEEASYLRFRNSIWKNEEEKVEIFHPLQLVRDPLSPAVRQKETVKNDMPVNEVTIKKIAALENELTFLRSQIAAIVEMQELKNNANSSSFGLNDKPISLGQLSSSRAAHLNVELDQFPSSVLSSPPPPPPLPPQFSSLQPLCFPPVQPRSSNICDSDNPATEMNKQNLAANKTNCSHSKSQRNKDIPNMLDVLKDMNKVKLRAIERSPGGRPIHKRKRQNSHWDPVSLISHALKQKFAFQEDDSFEKENRSWESSPFSSPETSRFGHHISQSEGQRTKEEMVNTKAVDQGISNTTLLNSRI from the exons ATGTCTCTCATACTGAATATCTTAAGAGAGATGCTGGAGTATTTTGGTGTTCCTGTAGACCAG GTTTTGCTGATTTGGGAAAATAAAGACTATGGATCAACTAGGAGTATTGTTCGTATTATTGGGAAAATGCTTCCATTAGAACCTTGTCGAAGACCTAATTTTGAG ttgATCCCGCTCTTGAACTCTGTAGACTCTGATAATTGTGGATCTGTGGTTCCTTCTTTTGCTGATATTTTGTATGTGGCAAATGATGAAGAAGCCAGTTATCTCAGATTTCG AAATAGTATatggaaaaatgaagaagagaaggTGGAAATTTTTCATCCTTTGCAACTAGTTCGGGATCCACTGTCACCTGCTgtaagacagaaagaaacagtGAAAAATGATATGCCTGTAAATGaagttacaattaaaaaaatagctgccCTTGAAAATGAGCTGACTTTTCTTCGCTCTCAGATTGCAGCAATTGTAGAAATGCAGGAACTGAAAAACAATGCAAATTCTA GTTCCTTTGGCTTGAATGACAAGCCCATTAGTTTGGGCCAGTTGTCATCATCGCGGGCTGCCCATCTGAATGTGGAGCTGGATCAGTTTCCAAGTTCAgtgctttcttctcctcctcctccaccaccactgCCTCCTCAGTTTTCATCTCTCCAGCCACTGTGTTTTCCTCCCGTACAACCAAGATCTAGTAATATTTGTGACTCAGATAATCCAGCTACTGAAATGAACAAACAGAACCTGGCTGCTAATAAGACCAATTGTAGTCATTCAAAAAGCcagagaaataaagatattccaaACATGTTGGACGTTCTAAAGGATATGAATAAGGTTAAGCTTCGTGCAATTGAGCG gtcaCCTGGCGGTAGACCCATTCATAAGAGGAAAAGACAGAATTCACATTGGGATCCAGTTTCTTTAATATCTCATGCACTTAAGCAGAAATTTGCATTTCAAGAAGATGACTCTTTTGAGAAAGAGAATAGATCTTGGGAATCTTCCCCATTTTCTAGTCCAGAAACTTCAAGG